One Aspergillus oryzae RIB40 DNA, chromosome 2 genomic window carries:
- a CDS encoding uncharacterized protein (predicted protein) yields MSESEPRASMTVLWNEFQEWYQLRPKQVYPLLRSDYTPSNTLPNVAFTQSSPGRASYSAGPLVSGGNAGASAMGAESFALLEVGPVWHARELMGISISNVSHANWVNQLQPLYIAGTVLAGSRICYTQ; encoded by the exons ATGTCCGAGTCGGAGCCTAGGGCCAGCATGACAGTGCTATGGAACGAATTTCAAGAGTGGTATCAACTTCGTCCCAAACAAGTTTATCCGCTACTAAGGAGCGACTACACACCCTCTAATACCCTGCCTAACGTTGCGTTTACTCAGTCATCCCCAG GCAGGGCTTCTTACAGTGCAGGCCCGCTCGTCTCAGGTGGTAA CGCTGGCGCGTCTGCTATGGGAGCGGAGTCGTTCGCTCTTTTGGAG GTCGGGCCCGTTTGGCACGCTCGAGAATTGATGGGAATATCCATTTCAAATGTATCACA TGCGAATTGGGTAAACCAACTACAACCTCTATACATCGCAGGAACCGTTCTAGCGGGTTCCCGGATTTGTTATACGCAGTAG
- a CDS encoding uncharacterized protein (predicted protein) → MSTFAFANSSEKVPGNGTLPAEFIIKASPGTDVWSKPPSTERFNAPILYQSVPLNSFKRARVAFNAFWKDKYDQGGLTLVLNSANGPRRWVKTGIELTHGRPHLSTVTKDRFADWSLQPVPSGGGAATLEIVRESDDSLWIYLVEGVQKNPLREVTWFFEEQDVQDLWVGLYAAKPSNEGQDLVVNFGHFIIDTV, encoded by the coding sequence ATGTCAACATTTGCCTTTGCCAACTCTAGCGAAAAGGTCCCTGGTAATGGGACCCTTCCTGCCGAATTCATAATAAAAGCCTCTCCAGGAACGGACGTATGGTCAAAACCTCCATCCACGGAGAGATTCAACGCTCCGATCCTATACCAGAGCGTCCCGCTCAACTCATTCAAGCGGGCTAGAGTTGCCTTCAATGCCTTTTGGAAAGACAAATACGACCAAGGTGGACTCACCCTTGTTTTGAATAGCGCAAATGGTCCTCGGAGATGGGTCAAGACGGGTATTGAGCTCACTCATGGTAGACCCCATTTGAGCACCGTTACGAAGGATAGATTTGCGGACTGGAGTTTACAACCGGTCCCGTCAGGTGGTGGAGCAGCAACGCTAGAAATCGTCAGAGAGTCAGACGACAGTCTGTGGATCTACTTAGTTGAAGGTGTGCAGAAGAATCCTCTACGTGAGGTTACTTGGTTTTTCGAGGAGCAGGACGTCCAAGATCTCTGGGTGGGACTATACGCGGCGAAGCCCTCTAACGAGGGTCAGGATCTGGTGGTCAATTTCGGCCATTTTATTATTGACACGGTTTGA
- a CDS encoding uncharacterized protein (predicted protein) — MTTQYSSSQVVRTPEGQSPKLVRETIPVPSPGPGQVLVKCLINAFGDGTVLGCDIVGALIWGGETKGLGAYSEYCLADQRIAFKVPTALSREDASTISLAAATAWLALFSPDYLNLDRTNAQGTSVLVWEVAVRLSLSLQRFRLSNVIWCETASVGLYSIQIASLYGFDVVTTCSPHNAELVRSYGAKYVFDYKDEKVAEEIRKVAPNIYHVFDTVGNQGSSPTASIAARLV; from the exons ATGACCACTCAATACAGCTCATCTCAGGTCGTTCGCACACCCGAAGGCCAGTCACCGAAACTAGTTAGAGAGACGATTCCTGTCCCATCACCGGGCCCTGGACAAGTGCTCGTAAAGTGTCTCAT TAATGCTTTTGGCGACGGAACCGTGCTAGGCT GTGATATCGTAGGGGCATTGATCTGGGGAGGGGAGACCAAGGGACTTGGTGCATACAGCGAGTACTGTCTGGCCGACCAGAGAATTGCTTTCAAAGTACCTACAGCCCTCTCGCGTGAAGATGCTAGTACAATTTCTCTCGCTGCAGCCACTGCGTGGCTCGCATTATTCTCCCCAGATTATCTCAATCTCGACCGTACTAACGCACAGGGTACAAGTGTGCTGGTATGGGAGGTAGCAGTAAGACTTTCTTTATCGCTTCAGAGATTCCGATTGTCTAACGTTATCTGGTGTGAAACAGCCAGTGTCGGTCTGTACTCTATCCAAATCGCCTCTCTTTATGGGTTCGATGTAGTTACTACATGCAGTCCCCATAATGCAGAGCTAGTGCGGTCATATGGTGCAAAATATGTCTTCGATTAtaaggatgagaaggtggCAGAGGAGATCCGAAAAGTCGCCCCCAATATCTACCATGTTTTTGACACTGTTGGAAATCAAGGTTCATCGCCGACAGCATCAATCGCAGCTCGACTAGTCTGA